The following proteins are encoded in a genomic region of Phycodurus eques isolate BA_2022a chromosome 11, UOR_Pequ_1.1, whole genome shotgun sequence:
- the st3gal7 gene encoding ST3 beta-galactoside alpha-2,3-sialyltransferase 7 codes for MVPLNRLSVEDPQDVLPLLPETAEAKVTTLVVHKQETTPCRDFFISRPENAVLSVILLVGCYSAILIPAYFPLHKLSVTDDQYPKWEEVLNRSASLLSGRCHRRWCVERLKQLPCSSALMNISVFVRREASAASWDTPPPLGLRGSREHLARALASMPQPGLPQSLQRGGGCRRCVVVGSGGVLHGSHLGSHIDQYDVIIRMNNAPVLGYETDAGSRTTMRLIYPEGAPSSTDEYSKTSIIALVVFKSLDLDWLTSIITKKPLGFWSKLWFWKDVVDDIPLRAENFRILHPDIIRKTGEALQKYSQKQGNVVHDVSAEKLFLRQLVAAGAVSDLTGAL; via the exons ATGGTGCCCCTCAATCGCTTGAGTGTAGAAGACCCCCAAGATGTTCTTCCACTATTGCCTGAGACTGCAGAGGCGAAAGTGACGACACTTGTAGTACACAAACAAGAAACAACACCATGCAGAGACTTTTTCATCagcag GCCTGAGAATGCTGTCCTCAGTGTGATTCTTCTGGTCGGGTGCTACTCTGCAATTCTGATTCCAGCATATTTCCCCCTGCATAAACTCTCTGTTACTGATGATCAATATCCCAAATGGGAG GAGGTGCTTAACCGTTCAGCCTCGCTGCTGTCAGGCCGGTGTCATCGTCGCTGGTGTGTGGAGCGCCTGAAGCAGCTGCCATGCTCTTCGGCCCTGATGAACATCTCCGTGTTCGTGCGGCGAGAAGCGAGCGCCGCATCATGGGATACGCCCCCTCCTCTGGGGCTCCGCGGGAGCCGAGAGCATCTGGCCCGGGCTCTGGCATCTATGCCTCAGCCTGGCCTGCCTCAATCTCTGCAGAGAGGTGGCGGATGCAGAAGATGCGTGGTGGTGGGCAGCGGAGGGGTCCTCCATGGGAGCCACCTTGGATCTCATATAGATCAGTACGATGTCATCATTAG GATGAACAATGCTCCAGTGCTTGGCTATGAGACAGATGCTGGTTCTCGCACCACCATGCGCTTGATCTATCCGGAGGGAGCACCCAGCTCTACCGATGAGTACAGCAAGACCTCCATCATTGCTCTTGTGGTGTTCAAGAGTCTGGACCTAGACTGGCTCACCTCTATCATCACCAAAAAACCTCTG GGCTTCTGGTCCAAGTTGTGGTTTTGGAAGGACGTAGTGGATGATATTCCCTTGAGAGCAGAGAACTTCCGGATCCTCCATCCAGACATTATTCGCAAGACTGGAGAAGCCCTGCAGAAATACTCACAGAAACAAGGAAac GTGGTTCATGACGTCAGCGCTGAGAAGCTCTTTCTGAGGCAGCTGGTGGCAGCTGGCGCTGTCAGCGACCTCACGGGAGCGCTGTGA
- the hps1 gene encoding Hermansky-Pudlak syndrome 1 protein isoform X2, whose product MKALLITTESAEVLFHWTDPGFQLNIQEQYGVAQEEGQRLPAFEDIISTLFAPIIISCSSMVDRLGDSYTCFTTENNHLYVLHQFDECLYIAVNGDGEEEEDDLRRKIYVTKKMIEVLFGMVTLSGSLIRRELRPQDTEQRERLWKHLQSLLDTYNHLRENDQSFLVEAVERLIHPTLCEQCIEFLERRLVQLLNSSVERAGEEVQHAFILVHTKLLAFYSSRSASTLTTSDLLALIIMAQNMYPSNMDQDDHASEDVDSPSGSGPESFYTPQPSPTNSSSSEKQAREEATVFEFADPDIHMAEDSLHSLEVPPPDPSTPRRVFLEVSHKEGLYPMMPHSMYCLPLWPGITLVLLTKIPTSAVAASIYMFLEAFAKLEKRLSEGHEGSSATRSQPTILDIRSKLDKFIKALGPSDIQSVQLQNVWSEFKNRAFSRGGPGFNRDLIPWCKNMKTQLCGVYRQCFLIDSGPADVPRKLSPTLQERAQAMVQEKLIDWKDFLLVKSKRNITMVSYLEDFPGLIHFICVDRSTGQMIAPSLNVTERTTSELGKGPVAQFIKNKVWRLVSTTRRYLQKGYSTVTLRDGDFHFCFFLWFENETGYKLEAVEMPVLPEDSAPIGMLAWDYYRKLLRYYSKSHQGEVVKCYELLTVHLGVIPTDIILQHCRQLASKLWEPSRNLLL is encoded by the exons ATGAAAGCCTTGCTCATCACCACTGAGAGCGCTGAGGTCCTCTTCCACTGGACCGACCCGGGGTTCCAACTCAACATCCAGGAGCAGTATGGCGTGGCCCAGGAAGAAGGCCAGAGG CTTCCAGCCTTTGAGGACATCATCAGCACCTTGTTTGCACCCATCATCATTTCCTGTAGCTCCATGGTGGACAGGCTGGGTGACAGCTACACATGCTTCACCACAGAGAACAACCACCTCTATGTACTACACCAG TTCGACGAGTGTCTCTACATTGCCGTGAACGGAgacggcgaggaggaggaggatgatctGAGGAGGAAGATCTATGTGACCAAGAAGATGATTGAGGTGCTCTTCGGCATGGTCACCCTCAGCGGTAGCCTGATCAGGAGAGA GCTGCGTCCTCAAGACACGGAGCAAAGGGAACGTCTGTGGAAACATCTCCAGAGCCTGCTGGACACCTACAACCACCTTAGGGAGAACGACCAGAGCTTCTTAGTGGAG GCTGTGGAGAGACTGATCCACCCTACGCTGTGCGAGCAGTGCATCGAGTTCTTGGAGCGCCGTTTAGTTCAGCTGCTCAACAGCAGCGTGGAGAGGGCAGGAGAAGAAGTGCAGCATGCTTTCATTCTGGTGCACACCAAACTACTGGCCTTCTACTCCAG CCGCAGCGCGAGCACACTCACCACTTCAGACCTCCTGGCCCTCATCATCATGGCCCAGAACATGTATCCTAGCAACATGGACCAAGACGACCACGCTTCTGAG GATGTTGATAGTCCAAGCGGCTCAGGCCCAGAAAGCTTTTACACACCTCAGCCTTCCCCTACCAACTCCAGCAGTTCAG AAAAACAAGCGAGAGAAGAAGCTACAGTGTTTGAGTTTGCGGATCCAGACATTCAC aTGGCAGAAGACAGTCTGCACAGTCTGGAGGTTCCTCCCCCTGACCCATCCACGCCACGCAGGGTGTTTCTTGAAGTGTCCCACAAGGAGGGCCTGTATCCCATGATGCCTCACTCCATGTACTGTCTTCCACTATGGCCCGGCATAACACTGGTGCTGCTCACTAAG ATTCCCACCAGTGCAGTGGCTGCGTCCATCTACATGTTCCTGGAGGCCTTTGCCAAGCTGGAGAAGCGTTTGAGTGAAGGCCACGAAGGATCGTCTGCTACTAGAAGTCAACCAACAATATTGGACATCAGAAGCAAACTGGACAAGTTTATCAAAGCTCTTGGGCCCAGTGACATTCAA TCTGTACAGTTACAAAATGTCTGGAGCGAGTTCAAGAACCGAGCCTTTTCCCGAGGTGGACCTGGCTTCAACAGAGA TCTCATCCCGTGGTGTAAGAATATGAAGACCCAGCTATGTGGCGTTTACCGCCAGTGCTTCCTCATTGACTCCGGACCGGCCGACGTTCCTCGGAAACTCTCCCCCACTCTGCAGGAGCGAGCCCAGGCCATGGTGCA GGAAAAGCTGATAGACTGGAAAGACTTCTTGCTagtgaaaagcaagagaaacaTCACCATGGTGT CGTACCTGGAGGACTTCCCAGGCCTCATCCACTTCATCTGCGTGGATCGATCCACGGGCCAGATGATTGCACCATCCCTTAACGTCACCGAGCGCACAACATCGGAGCTGGGCAAAGGACCAGTGGCTCAGTTTATCAAAAACAAG GTGTGGAGGCTGGTGAGTACAACACGGCGCTACCTCCAAAAGGGTTACTCCACTGTCACCCTGCGAGACGGTGACTTCCACTTCTGCTTCTTCCTCTGGTTTGAAAATGAAACC GGCTACAAGTTGGAGGCAGTGGAAATGCCCGTTCTACCCGAAGACTCTGCCCCCATTGGGATGCTTGCCTGGGACTACTACAG GAAGCTGCTGCGCTACTACAGTAAGAGCCACCAGGGCGAGGTGGTGAAGTGCTACGAGTTGCTAACGGTGCACCTGGGCGTCATCCCCACTGACATCATCCTGCAGCACTGCAGACAGCTGGCCAGCAAGCTGTGGGAGCCTTCACGCAACCTACTCCTCTAG
- the morn4 gene encoding MORN repeat-containing protein 4, whose translation MTLTRGSFTYATGEEYHGEWKEGRRHGVGQLKFQDGTCFSGQFEDGLFHGAGVLLFTDGSRYEGEFAHGKFQGLGIFSRFDGMKFEGEFKDGRVEGYGLLTFPHGTHGIPRNEGLFQNHKLQRREKCPGVVQRAQASATNARSVAL comes from the exons ATGACTCTGACCAGAGGCTCCTTCACCTACGCTACTGGAGAGGAGTACCATGGCGAGTGGAAAGAAG GTCGGAGGCATGGTGTCGGCCAGCTCAAGTTCCAGGATGGAACCTGTTTCTCAGGGCAGTTTGAAGACGGACTCTTCCATGGCGCCGGAGTGTTGCTTTTTACGGATGGGTCCAG GTACGAGGGGGAGTTCGCACATGGAAAGTTTCAGGGTCTGGGAATCTTCAGTCGTTTTGACGGCATGAAGTTTGAGGGAGAATTCAAAGACGGACGCGTGGAGGGATACG GACTGTTGACATTCCCGCATGGAACACACGGCATTCCACGGAACGAGGGCTTGTTCCAAAACCATAAACTCCAAAGGCGAGAGAAATGTCCCGGCGTGGTGCAGAGGGCACAGGCGTCAGCCACCAATGCTCGCAGTGTTGCTCTTTGA
- the hps1 gene encoding Hermansky-Pudlak syndrome 1 protein isoform X1, whose product MKALLITTESAEVLFHWTDPGFQLNIQEQYGVAQEEGQRLPAFEDIISTLFAPIIISCSSMVDRLGDSYTCFTTENNHLYVLHQFDECLYIAVNGDGEEEEDDLRRKIYVTKKMIEVLFGMVTLSGSLIRRELRPQDTEQRERLWKHLQSLLDTYNHLRENDQSFLVEAVERLIHPTLCEQCIEFLERRLVQLLNSSVERAGEEVQHAFILVHTKLLAFYSSRSASTLTTSDLLALIIMAQNMYPSNMDQDDHASEDVDSPSGSGPESFYTPQPSPTNSSSSEKQAREEATVFEFADPDIHMAEDSLHSLEVPPPDPSTPRRVFLEVSHKEGLYPMMPHSMYCLPLWPGITLVLLTKIPTSAVAASIYMFLEAFAKLEKRLSEGHEGSSATRSQPTILDIRSKLDKFIKALGPSDIQSVQLQNVWSEFKNRAFSRGGPGFNRDLIPWCKNMKTQLCGVYRQCFLIDSGPADVPRKLSPTLQERAQAMVQEKLIDWKDFLLVKSKRNITMVSYLEDFPGLIHFICVDRSTGQMIAPSLNVTERTTSELGKGPVAQFIKNKVWRLVSTTRRYLQKGYSTVTLRDGDFHFCFFLWFENETLCCHSHLDDSLELGKEKKKNHTELGPGYKLEAVEMPVLPEDSAPIGMLAWDYYRKLLRYYSKSHQGEVVKCYELLTVHLGVIPTDIILQHCRQLASKLWEPSRNLLL is encoded by the exons ATGAAAGCCTTGCTCATCACCACTGAGAGCGCTGAGGTCCTCTTCCACTGGACCGACCCGGGGTTCCAACTCAACATCCAGGAGCAGTATGGCGTGGCCCAGGAAGAAGGCCAGAGG CTTCCAGCCTTTGAGGACATCATCAGCACCTTGTTTGCACCCATCATCATTTCCTGTAGCTCCATGGTGGACAGGCTGGGTGACAGCTACACATGCTTCACCACAGAGAACAACCACCTCTATGTACTACACCAG TTCGACGAGTGTCTCTACATTGCCGTGAACGGAgacggcgaggaggaggaggatgatctGAGGAGGAAGATCTATGTGACCAAGAAGATGATTGAGGTGCTCTTCGGCATGGTCACCCTCAGCGGTAGCCTGATCAGGAGAGA GCTGCGTCCTCAAGACACGGAGCAAAGGGAACGTCTGTGGAAACATCTCCAGAGCCTGCTGGACACCTACAACCACCTTAGGGAGAACGACCAGAGCTTCTTAGTGGAG GCTGTGGAGAGACTGATCCACCCTACGCTGTGCGAGCAGTGCATCGAGTTCTTGGAGCGCCGTTTAGTTCAGCTGCTCAACAGCAGCGTGGAGAGGGCAGGAGAAGAAGTGCAGCATGCTTTCATTCTGGTGCACACCAAACTACTGGCCTTCTACTCCAG CCGCAGCGCGAGCACACTCACCACTTCAGACCTCCTGGCCCTCATCATCATGGCCCAGAACATGTATCCTAGCAACATGGACCAAGACGACCACGCTTCTGAG GATGTTGATAGTCCAAGCGGCTCAGGCCCAGAAAGCTTTTACACACCTCAGCCTTCCCCTACCAACTCCAGCAGTTCAG AAAAACAAGCGAGAGAAGAAGCTACAGTGTTTGAGTTTGCGGATCCAGACATTCAC aTGGCAGAAGACAGTCTGCACAGTCTGGAGGTTCCTCCCCCTGACCCATCCACGCCACGCAGGGTGTTTCTTGAAGTGTCCCACAAGGAGGGCCTGTATCCCATGATGCCTCACTCCATGTACTGTCTTCCACTATGGCCCGGCATAACACTGGTGCTGCTCACTAAG ATTCCCACCAGTGCAGTGGCTGCGTCCATCTACATGTTCCTGGAGGCCTTTGCCAAGCTGGAGAAGCGTTTGAGTGAAGGCCACGAAGGATCGTCTGCTACTAGAAGTCAACCAACAATATTGGACATCAGAAGCAAACTGGACAAGTTTATCAAAGCTCTTGGGCCCAGTGACATTCAA TCTGTACAGTTACAAAATGTCTGGAGCGAGTTCAAGAACCGAGCCTTTTCCCGAGGTGGACCTGGCTTCAACAGAGA TCTCATCCCGTGGTGTAAGAATATGAAGACCCAGCTATGTGGCGTTTACCGCCAGTGCTTCCTCATTGACTCCGGACCGGCCGACGTTCCTCGGAAACTCTCCCCCACTCTGCAGGAGCGAGCCCAGGCCATGGTGCA GGAAAAGCTGATAGACTGGAAAGACTTCTTGCTagtgaaaagcaagagaaacaTCACCATGGTGT CGTACCTGGAGGACTTCCCAGGCCTCATCCACTTCATCTGCGTGGATCGATCCACGGGCCAGATGATTGCACCATCCCTTAACGTCACCGAGCGCACAACATCGGAGCTGGGCAAAGGACCAGTGGCTCAGTTTATCAAAAACAAG GTGTGGAGGCTGGTGAGTACAACACGGCGCTACCTCCAAAAGGGTTACTCCACTGTCACCCTGCGAGACGGTGACTTCCACTTCTGCTTCTTCCTCTGGTTTGAAAATGAAACC CTCTGTTGTCACAGCCATCTTGATGACTCCCTTGAACTtggaaaagagaagaaaaaaaatcacacagagcTAGGTCCG GGCTACAAGTTGGAGGCAGTGGAAATGCCCGTTCTACCCGAAGACTCTGCCCCCATTGGGATGCTTGCCTGGGACTACTACAG GAAGCTGCTGCGCTACTACAGTAAGAGCCACCAGGGCGAGGTGGTGAAGTGCTACGAGTTGCTAACGGTGCACCTGGGCGTCATCCCCACTGACATCATCCTGCAGCACTGCAGACAGCTGGCCAGCAAGCTGTGGGAGCCTTCACGCAACCTACTCCTCTAG